The Tessaracoccus aquimaris sequence CCCATGGACGTCCTCGACCTCACCGCTCAACTCGTCGCCATCGATTCGCAGAACCCGGGCGCGGGAGAGGCGGAGATCGCAGCCTTCGTCCAGGACTGGGCGACCACCCGGGGCTTCGACGCCACCCGCCTGGAGTTCGAGGCCGGACGGCCGAACGTGCTGATCACCGCCGACCTGGGCAACGGGCCCCACCTCGGGCTCACCGGCCACCTCGACACCAAGCCGATCGGCGATGCGATCAGCCAGTGGGCGACGCCCCCGCTGACCCTCACCGTGGACGGCGACACCGCATACGGGCTCGGTGCGACCGACATGAAGGGCGCCGTCGCGGCCATGCTGATCGCGTTGGAGCGGTTCACCGCCGCGCCCTCCGGGGGGCTCGGCAAGGTGTCGGTGATCCTCACGGCCGACGAGGAGCAGGGCTCCGACGCGGGCGCGCAGTCCCTGATCGGGTCGTCCGACTGGGCGCGACCCGACGCCCTGGTGATCGGGGAGCCCAGCGGCATCGACGACCCGTGGGAGGCGATGTTCCTCGTCTCGCGCGGGATCTGCTGCTTCGAGATCGACATCGAGACGACGCAGGGGCACTCTGGGCTCTCACCCCGACTCGGCCGCAACGCGATGCTGGTGGCCGCGGACGTGCTGCGCGCGTTCGAGGCATTCGACCCTCCGGTCGCCCGGCCCGGCAGGACGCCCGCGGTCGCCACCGTCAACCCGGGGATGCTGATCTCCGGCGGCGTCTGCTTCGGCGTCTGGCCGGGTCGCTGCACCGTCGGCGTCGAGATCCGCACAGTGCCTGGCATGATGCGCGACGAGGTCCGCGCGGCCGTCGCCGACCTCGTCGAGCGCACCGTCGGCGGGCAGGGGCGGGCCACCATCCGGTACGCCGAGGGGTCGCTCGGCTGGATGCCTGCCACGGAGATCGACCCGGAGCATCCGGCGGTGACGGCGGCCTCCGCGGCCGCGCGGGCGGTGCTCGGCAGGCGACTCCCGTTCGCCGCCTACCCCGGTGGAACGGACGCGGCCTACTTCATGGGCGAGGCCGCCATCCCGACGGTGGTGAGCCTCGGACCCGGCTGGCTGAGCGTCGCGCACGGCGCCAACGAGAAGGTCGGCGTCGGCCACCTGGACGACGCGACCCGTCTGTACGAGCACCTGCTGCGCGAGTATCGCCACGATCTAGAGTGACCTGGTGATCGCACCCAAGTACCAGCGGATAGCAACGACGCTCCGCAAGAGATACCGGGCCTCGCCGGAGGGCGAGCGGCTGCCATCGGAACGCACCCTCGCTGCGGAGTTCGACGTCAGCCTCATGACCGTCAGGCAGGCGCTGAACCTGCTCCAGGACGACGGCCTGGTGCTCCGCGTGCTGGGAAAGGGCACCTTCGTGCGGCACGGCGTGATCGCGAAGGGAAACTCGCTGACCTCCTTCACGGAGGAGATGCGGGTCAAGGGCCTCGAGCCGAGCACCCGCCTGCTCGGGGTCGAGTTCGTGCGACCGGACGACGACGCGGTCCGCGCGCTGCAACTCTCGCGGAACGAGCGGGTGTTGTGGATGGAGAGACTGCGACTGGCCGACGGCGAGCCGATCTGCGTGGAGGTGTCCCAGATCCCCGAGCGCCTCGCCGACGGGCTCATCGAGGCGGGCGAGCGCTCGCTGCACGAGGCGCTTGCCGCCAACGACGCACGACCCATGACCGCGGAGCGCCGGATCAGGGCGACGCTCGCCAGCGACCGCGAGGCGCGGATCCTCCGCGTCCCCCCGCAGGACGCGATCCTCAACATCCGCCACCTCTTCGCCGACGGCAAGGGCCGCCTCGTGCAACTGGCCGACTCCTCCTACCGCGCCGACCGCTATCAGGTCCTCGGCACCATCAACCGGCCAACGCCGTGACCGCCGTCCGCCTCACCCCCACCGTCTGGCAGGTCGGCGGCGCCGACGGCCCCGCCGCCACCGACGGGTACGACGCCAACCTCTACCTCGTCTGGGACGGTAGGTGCGGGATGCTGATCGACGCGGGCACGGGACGCGGGGCGAGGCGTTGGCTCGACAACATCGTCGAGGTGACCGGAGACCTCCGCGCGGTCGAGGCGGTGCTCATCACGCACTACCACGCCGACCACGCCGGAGGGGCTCAGCGGGCGGCAGGCGCACTGTTCTCCGTGCTCGGCAGCGAGCGCACCGTCGCCGCCCTGCTTGCCGCCGACGAGGAGGCGACATCACTGGCGAGGGCGCGTCGGGCGGGCGTCTACCCGGACGACTACCGCCTCGTCGCCTGCCCGTCGGCGCGCGCGGTGCACGGCCCTGTCGGCGTCGGCTCATTGCTGTTCGACGTGCGGCCCGCGCCCGGCCACTGCGACGGGCACATCGTCGTCGAGTTGCACGAACCGGGCGGGGTGTCGCTGTTCACCGGCGACGTGGTGTTCCCCGGCGGCACCGTCAGCGTCCAACCGCTGCCCGACTGCAGGCTGAGCGACTACGCCGACACCGTCGCCCGACTCGCCGAGCGCCCAGTCGACGCGATCTTCCCGGGGCACGGTCCCGTCGAACTGGATGCGGACCGCTGCCGCGCGTCGCTGCGGTCGGCCGCGGACGCCTTCGGCCGACTGCGCCTTCCCCCGAACTTCATCAGTTGAGGTCGACGGGGGCGCCGGTGGCCAGCGAGGCGGTCATCGCCTCCGCGAGGTCGATGCCCCACACGGCCTCCCACATCGGCATCAGGTCGTTCGGGCGGCGGCCCGCGAACACGTCGGTCGCGTAGTCGACCTCGGCGCGGATCGCCCCGCCGACCCGGCCGTCGACGAGCGGCCACAGGAACGGGTTGGGCGACCAGGAGGCGTCGTTCCACAGCGTGAAGCCGTCGCTCAGCAGCCGTTGCCGGGCGACCCCGGCCGACCCGTGCGCCTCGGCCTCGGCGACGATCGCACCGGGCAGTTCGAGGGCCCCGGACTCGGTCTGGGGTGCGCCCGGCGGGATGGTCCAGGCCGTCTCGACGGTGACGAGGACGCCCCCGGTGAACTCGATCAGGGCGCTCGCGACCGAGGGTGCCGCCGATCCGGCGGCGGCGCTACGGGCGGCGTAGACGCGCCGCGCAGGCTGCCTGAGGATCGAGATGGCGATGTCGAGGTCGTGGATGCACGACTCCCACACCGGATCGACCCTGCCGCCGAAGGACGCGTACCACTCGCGGGAGAAGTCGCGGCGCAGTCGCAGCGACCACAGGTCGCCCACCCGGCCGTCGGCGATCGAGGTCCGCAGTTGCCGGTACGGGGCGGCGAAACGGGAGATGTGGCCCGCCACGATCTCGCGGCTGGCGTCCTCCGCTGCGGAGGCAAGGCCTGCGGCCTCTGCTGCGCTGACGGCGAATGGCTTCTCGACGAGGACGTGGCAGCCGGCGGCGAGCGCCTGGAGCGCGAGCGGGGCGTGCGATGGCTCGTCGGTCGCGACCACGACGGCGTCGGCTGGCACCCGCGCAAGCAGGCCCGCCAGGTCGTCGCCGGAGACGGCCCCGGCCGCGAGGGTCGCGGCACGCTCGGGGTCGAGGTCAACCACCCCGACGATCTCGGCCCCTCCCTCTCGCCACACCCGCGCGTGCAAGGTCCCGAACCGCCCAGCCCCGGCGATCACCACCCGCAGCCCCATCGTCGACCTACTCTCTGACTGCTATGTCACGGATCCGGCGGGCCTCGTCGGCCGTCAGGTGGCCGAGGCCTCGGGAGATCTCCTGTGCCGCGCCGCGCACGGCCGCCCCCAGCGCGTCGATGCGCTCAAAATCGAATCGTTCGGTCGGGGTGGAGACGCTGATCGCCGCCACCGCCCTTCCGGTGCTGTCGAAGATCGGCGCTCCGACGCAGCAGATGCCCCGCTCGTTCTCCTCGAGATCGGTGCTGTAGCCACGCTCCCTGTCGCGCCCCAACTC is a genomic window containing:
- a CDS encoding M20 family metallopeptidase gives rise to the protein MDVLDLTAQLVAIDSQNPGAGEAEIAAFVQDWATTRGFDATRLEFEAGRPNVLITADLGNGPHLGLTGHLDTKPIGDAISQWATPPLTLTVDGDTAYGLGATDMKGAVAAMLIALERFTAAPSGGLGKVSVILTADEEQGSDAGAQSLIGSSDWARPDALVIGEPSGIDDPWEAMFLVSRGICCFEIDIETTQGHSGLSPRLGRNAMLVAADVLRAFEAFDPPVARPGRTPAVATVNPGMLISGGVCFGVWPGRCTVGVEIRTVPGMMRDEVRAAVADLVERTVGGQGRATIRYAEGSLGWMPATEIDPEHPAVTAASAAARAVLGRRLPFAAYPGGTDAAYFMGEAAIPTVVSLGPGWLSVAHGANEKVGVGHLDDATRLYEHLLREYRHDLE
- a CDS encoding GntR family transcriptional regulator, yielding MIAPKYQRIATTLRKRYRASPEGERLPSERTLAAEFDVSLMTVRQALNLLQDDGLVLRVLGKGTFVRHGVIAKGNSLTSFTEEMRVKGLEPSTRLLGVEFVRPDDDAVRALQLSRNERVLWMERLRLADGEPICVEVSQIPERLADGLIEAGERSLHEALAANDARPMTAERRIRATLASDREARILRVPPQDAILNIRHLFADGKGRLVQLADSSYRADRYQVLGTINRPTP
- a CDS encoding MBL fold metallo-hydrolase; this translates as MTAVRLTPTVWQVGGADGPAATDGYDANLYLVWDGRCGMLIDAGTGRGARRWLDNIVEVTGDLRAVEAVLITHYHADHAGGAQRAAGALFSVLGSERTVAALLAADEEATSLARARRAGVYPDDYRLVACPSARAVHGPVGVGSLLFDVRPAPGHCDGHIVVELHEPGGVSLFTGDVVFPGGTVSVQPLPDCRLSDYADTVARLAERPVDAIFPGHGPVELDADRCRASLRSAADAFGRLRLPPNFIS
- a CDS encoding Gfo/Idh/MocA family protein; this encodes MGLRVVIAGAGRFGTLHARVWREGGAEIVGVVDLDPERAATLAAGAVSGDDLAGLLARVPADAVVVATDEPSHAPLALQALAAGCHVLVEKPFAVSAAEAAGLASAAEDASREIVAGHISRFAAPYRQLRTSIADGRVGDLWSLRLRRDFSREWYASFGGRVDPVWESCIHDLDIAISILRQPARRVYAARSAAAGSAAPSVASALIEFTGGVLVTVETAWTIPPGAPQTESGALELPGAIVAEAEAHGSAGVARQRLLSDGFTLWNDASWSPNPFLWPLVDGRVGGAIRAEVDYATDVFAGRRPNDLMPMWEAVWGIDLAEAMTASLATGAPVDLN